One window from the genome of Flavobacterium agricola encodes:
- a CDS encoding SPOR domain-containing protein codes for MKKIILLVFLSVISSNFYAQSSNTITTNDSKINNLLEEKRKINSKITINDQYKVQIYHGDIETARKTLEDFNSKFEDYDGTIVFSSPNYKLWIGPFKNRIQATKAWSEIKESYSRALIIKPSK; via the coding sequence ATGAAAAAAATAATTTTACTCGTTTTTCTATCGGTTATAAGTAGTAATTTCTATGCTCAGAGCAGTAATACAATTACTACAAACGATTCAAAAATTAACAATTTACTGGAAGAAAAAAGAAAGATAAACTCTAAAATAACCATTAACGATCAGTATAAAGTTCAGATTTATCATGGTGACATTGAGACCGCTCGTAAAACTTTAGAAGATTTTAATAGCAAGTTTGAAGATTATGACGGTACGATAGTTTTCTCATCACCTAATTATAAATTATGGATCGGACCGTTTAAAAACAGAATTCAGGCAACTAAAGCATGGTCTGAAATTAAAGAAAGTTATTCTAGAGCATTAATTATTAAACCAAGCAAATAA
- the infB gene encoding translation initiation factor IF-2 yields MSEERVIRINKVLKELNISLDRAVDFLKSKGHTIDSNPNAKISKGEEKLLSAQFSADKGKKVESIEATEEIRKEKEALRIQKEKELQKQKEEEEKRRQQKEKEVVKAKAEIAKPKFVDKIELNTNKTEVKSTTNSDVKPTEADAAPAATPAKEEKPTPTTTTPKQNKTKSENKDKDAQEFNKVKQPQKNQEDAPKAAVSATTDAANPTTPEETVIATNYQTLSGPSFTGQKIDLSQFDKPKKKKEDPKNNAKGPGNKAGDNNSQNKNKRKRIVKPQGEGTNTANNANKEGGNANNNNNRSQQPNRNFNKNDRFKKGNNRPAPAVKVEPTEEEVKNQIKETLERLQNKTTKSKSAKYRKDKRDVHRQKTDDEMRAVQAESRILKVTEFVTVGEIASMMDVPITKVIGTCMSLGIMVTMNQRLDAETLTIVADEFGYQVEFTTSDIEDAIVVVEDNEEDLQERPAIVTVMGHVDHGKTSLLDYVRKTNVIAGESGGITQHIGAYNVKLSNGQRITFLDTPGHEAFTAMRARGAQITDIVIIVIAADDDIMPQTKEAISHAQAAGVPIIFAINKVDKPTANPEKIKEKLAGMNYLVEDWGGKYQSQDISAKQGIGMKELLEKVLLEAEVLELKANPDKPAVGTVVEAQLDKGRGYVTTMLVQAGTLRIGDYVLAGKNHGKVRAMFDERGNAVKQAGPSIPISILGLDGAPTAGDKFNVFEDEREAKQIAVKRTQLLREQSVRAQKHITLAEIGRRIALGQFKELNIILKGDVDGSVEALSDSFQKLSTDEIQIKIIHKGVGAITESDVLLASASDAIIIGFNVRPQASAKQLADKEEIDIKTYSIIYDAIDDIQDAMEGMLSPELKEEILGTAEIRETFKISKVGTIAGCMVTDGKILRSSKIRLIRESVVIYTGELATLKRFKDDVKEVSKGYDCGMQIKNYNDIKEYDIIEAFHQIEVKKKLKR; encoded by the coding sequence ATGTCTGAAGAAAGAGTAATAAGAATTAATAAAGTTTTAAAGGAATTAAATATTTCTCTAGATCGCGCTGTGGATTTCTTAAAGTCAAAAGGTCACACTATTGACTCGAATCCAAATGCCAAAATTTCGAAGGGGGAAGAAAAACTCTTATCTGCTCAATTCTCTGCCGATAAAGGTAAAAAAGTTGAATCTATAGAAGCAACTGAAGAAATTCGTAAAGAAAAAGAAGCGTTACGAATCCAAAAAGAGAAAGAGCTACAAAAGCAAAAAGAAGAGGAGGAAAAACGTCGTCAACAAAAAGAAAAAGAAGTTGTTAAAGCGAAAGCTGAAATTGCTAAACCTAAATTTGTTGATAAAATTGAATTGAACACAAACAAAACTGAAGTTAAATCTACTACAAATTCGGACGTAAAGCCTACTGAAGCTGATGCAGCTCCTGCAGCAACACCAGCTAAAGAAGAAAAACCAACACCAACAACTACTACTCCAAAACAAAACAAAACAAAGTCTGAAAATAAAGATAAAGACGCTCAAGAATTTAATAAAGTGAAACAACCTCAAAAAAATCAGGAGGACGCACCAAAAGCTGCAGTTTCTGCAACAACTGATGCCGCAAATCCTACTACCCCTGAGGAAACTGTTATTGCAACTAATTACCAAACCTTATCGGGTCCTTCATTTACAGGTCAAAAAATTGATTTATCACAATTTGATAAACCAAAAAAGAAAAAAGAAGATCCTAAAAACAATGCTAAAGGGCCAGGTAATAAAGCTGGAGATAATAATTCTCAGAACAAAAACAAGCGCAAACGCATTGTTAAACCACAAGGCGAAGGCACTAATACAGCAAATAACGCTAATAAAGAAGGTGGTAATGCAAACAACAATAACAACCGTTCGCAACAACCTAACCGTAACTTTAATAAAAACGATCGATTCAAAAAAGGGAACAATCGTCCTGCACCAGCTGTAAAAGTTGAGCCAACAGAAGAAGAAGTTAAAAATCAGATTAAAGAAACTTTAGAAAGGCTACAAAACAAAACCACAAAATCTAAATCTGCTAAATATCGTAAAGATAAAAGAGATGTTCACCGTCAAAAAACGGATGATGAGATGCGCGCGGTTCAAGCAGAAAGTAGAATTTTAAAAGTTACTGAATTCGTTACCGTTGGTGAAATTGCATCAATGATGGATGTACCAATTACAAAAGTAATCGGAACATGTATGTCGTTAGGAATCATGGTTACCATGAACCAACGTTTAGATGCAGAAACCTTAACTATTGTTGCTGATGAATTTGGATATCAAGTAGAATTCACAACTTCTGATATTGAAGATGCAATTGTAGTGGTAGAAGATAATGAAGAAGATTTACAAGAACGTCCGGCTATTGTTACCGTAATGGGGCACGTGGACCACGGTAAAACATCTTTATTAGATTACGTACGTAAAACAAACGTTATTGCGGGTGAGTCTGGAGGTATTACGCAGCACATCGGTGCTTATAACGTAAAACTTTCTAACGGACAACGTATTACGTTTTTAGATACACCAGGTCACGAGGCATTTACTGCCATGCGTGCACGTGGAGCACAAATTACAGATATTGTAATTATTGTTATTGCGGCTGATGATGATATCATGCCACAAACAAAAGAAGCAATTTCTCACGCGCAAGCGGCTGGGGTGCCAATTATTTTTGCTATCAATAAAGTTGATAAGCCAACGGCTAACCCAGAAAAGATTAAAGAAAAACTTGCTGGAATGAATTACTTAGTTGAAGATTGGGGTGGTAAATACCAATCTCAAGATATTTCGGCTAAGCAAGGAATCGGAATGAAAGAATTACTTGAAAAAGTTTTATTAGAGGCAGAAGTTTTAGAATTAAAAGCAAATCCAGACAAACCAGCTGTTGGTACTGTTGTAGAGGCGCAATTAGACAAAGGTCGTGGTTATGTAACTACTATGTTAGTACAAGCTGGTACATTACGTATTGGTGATTATGTTTTAGCAGGTAAAAATCATGGTAAAGTTCGTGCTATGTTTGACGAACGTGGTAATGCGGTTAAGCAAGCAGGTCCCTCTATTCCAATTTCTATTTTAGGATTAGATGGTGCACCAACTGCGGGTGATAAATTTAATGTATTTGAAGACGAGCGTGAAGCGAAACAAATTGCGGTTAAACGTACGCAGTTGTTACGTGAGCAATCGGTTCGTGCACAAAAACACATCACACTTGCAGAAATTGGTCGTCGTATCGCTTTAGGTCAGTTTAAAGAGTTAAATATTATTCTTAAAGGTGACGTGGACGGTTCGGTAGAAGCTTTATCAGATTCATTCCAAAAATTATCTACAGACGAGATTCAAATCAAAATCATTCACAAAGGTGTTGGTGCGATTACAGAATCTGACGTGTTGTTAGCGTCTGCATCTGATGCAATTATTATCGGATTTAACGTTCGTCCTCAAGCAAGTGCTAAACAATTAGCAGATAAAGAAGAAATCGATATCAAAACGTATTCTATTATTTACGATGCGATTGATGATATTCAAGATGCGATGGAAGGTATGTTATCTCCAGAATTAAAAGAAGAAATTTTGGGTACTGCTGAAATTCGTGAAACCTTTAAAATCTCTAAAGTTGGTACAATTGCCGGGTGTATGGTTACCGATGGTAAAATTTTACGTTCAAGCAAAATCCGCTTAATTCGTGAAAGTGTTGTAATTTACACAGGTGAATTAGCAACCTTAAAACGATTTAAAGATGATGTGAAAGAAGTTTCTAAAGGATACGATTGTGGTATGCAAATTAAAAACTACAACGATATTAAAGAATACGACATTATCGAAGCTTTCCACCAAATTGAGGTGAAGAAAAAATTAAAAAGATAA
- the rimP gene encoding ribosome assembly cofactor RimP yields the protein MTFKEQVNSLLQAALEQREDLFLVSLTISEANKIQIIIDGDNGVSIQDCIDVSRAVEHNLDREEVDFELEVASYGALTAFSLPRQFAKNKGRNVAVLQTNGEKFEAVIAEVTTENVTFTWSVREPKPIGKGKHTVEKTLTLPYDEIKSATVIIVF from the coding sequence ATGACATTTAAAGAGCAAGTAAATTCATTATTACAAGCGGCTTTAGAACAACGCGAAGACTTGTTTTTGGTTAGCTTAACAATTAGTGAAGCAAATAAAATACAAATCATTATCGATGGAGATAATGGTGTAAGTATTCAAGATTGTATTGATGTTTCTCGAGCGGTAGAGCACAATTTAGATCGCGAAGAAGTTGATTTTGAATTAGAAGTTGCCTCATACGGCGCATTAACTGCGTTTAGTTTGCCAAGACAATTTGCTAAAAACAAGGGTAGAAATGTAGCGGTTTTGCAAACCAATGGTGAAAAGTTTGAAGCTGTTATTGCAGAAGTTACTACAGAAAATGTTACCTTTACATGGTCAGTTAGAGAGCCTAAGCCAATTGGTAAAGGAAAACATACGGTTGAAAAAACACTTACGTTACCGTATGACGAAATTAAAAGTGCTACAGTTATAATTGTTTTTTAA